A window of the Archocentrus centrarchus isolate MPI-CPG fArcCen1 chromosome 9, fArcCen1, whole genome shotgun sequence genome harbors these coding sequences:
- the aebp1b gene encoding inactive carboxypeptidase-like protein X2 isoform X2 produces MKSQAVTVSVALLALCCLLIPRGGESAGGIVSLWQAEGEKQAGDQLRDESLDDTESEGGLVADPLLQESSIKTKRDTEAKQAGILGRVRRAPDEDTKKKKKDKKKKNKEPKEPKATKKPKTDKKGKKKDKKTTTTLPPTTTTIPTEPPTEPYTEYSYPEPETDYLNPEDDYWGPEPTPSRPQPEAPITDPPYNNWRTDSPVIDAYEDYFKPDEEDPAAFVTDAYDYYWKQEENEVPTSAPSIYDDHMKPHEKDPYPSVTDNYDAYWQEVDPTSAAPEVDAKPRTDDSDYWDATYVVPGRRPDGKEVSPEIEVETLPEPTATEPYEGTWYYDYDEYGMKRKEDGTDEKWVERERERAAKEREREEREREQKLKEAEERARNRPRVFKEPKKCPPLGMESHKIEPDQLSASSMSQYHFAPQRARLNMQGSDDEDNRRGGAWCANSEDSIHWFEVDARKETEFTGVITQGRDSLNENDYVTSYLLAFSNDSREWTTIHDGYADWLFFGNSDKDVPVMNQLAEPVVARYIRIIPQSWNGSLCMRLEVLGCPLPDPVDALYRQNEVTPVDYLKFKHHSYSEMVDLMKSVNEECPNITTIYSLGRSSKGKEILAMIISSNPTEHEIGEPELRFTAGLHGNEAVGREMILLLMQYLCKEYKDRNPRAQRLVEGIRIHLVPSLNPDGQEEAFEAGSELSSWTTGHFTNEGFDIFQNFPDLNSILWDAEDKGMVPKLTPNHHVPIPENFESNSSIAVETRAIISWMKSYPFVLGANFQGGERIVAYPYDSLRLSKPAESQKPHSRKKRQYEDESFDVTEWGRGYHEEPVEDWRSRGYAEPEEEWRGHGYDHDRGHDPGHDPGHDPGHDPGYDHGYDHGHDPGYDHGYDRGYEHGYEHSYNQGYGHREEEEDDRGRSAGYHYAEPEDEPRVIADESLFRWLAVSYASTHLSMTNNHHRSCHGDTAGGGIGIINRAKWKPVTGSMNDFSYLHTNCFELSIFLGCDKFPHQSELAYEWEKNREAMLTFMEQVHRGIRGIVKDQQGNPIANATISIEGINHDVTTAQTGDYWRLLNPGEYRVTARAEGFSPVTKLCVVGYESGATACSFNLAKSNWDRIKQIMALHGNKPIRLVYSNTRVQQPTVNNGQRRVTGSNGYSPNLQLSPKQQRRLRIARIRRLRQQKIMKLRSMTTAMITTTLPTTTVTIPTTTEATTSWYDSWFIEEGQSSTPGSLTDSILDYEYKIDDY; encoded by the exons ATGAAGAGCCAGGCTGTGACTGTATCTGTGGCTCTGCTGGCCCTGTGCTGCCTGCTGATCCCCAGAGGGGGAGAGAGCGCCGGGGGAATAGTTTCTCTCTGGCAGGCTGAAGGGGAGAAGCAGGCAGGGGATCAGCTTCGAGATGAATCGCTGGATGACACAGAAAGTGAGGGAGGACTTGTGGCAGACCCACTCCTGCAGGAGAGCAGCATCAAGACCAAAAGAGACACAGAAGCTAAGCAGGCAg GTATTTTAGGCCGGGTGAGGAGAGCACCCGATGAAGacacgaagaagaagaagaaggacaagaagaagaagaataaagagCCAAAAGAACCCAAAGCCACCAAAAAGCCAAAAACTGACAAGAAGGGAAAGAAGAAGGACAAGAAGACAACCACAACTTTGCCACCCACCACAACAA CGATCCCAACTGAACCACCCACCGAACCATATACAGAGTACTCCTATCCAGAACCTG AAACAGATTACCTGAACCCAGAAGATGACTACTGGGGTCCTGAGCCCACACCCTCCAGGCCACAGCCTGAGGCTCCAATCACAGATCCTCCATACAACAACTGGAGGACAGACAGCCCTGTAATAGATGCCTATGAAGACTACTTTAAACCAGATGAGGAAGACCCAGCTGCTTTTGTAACAGATGCCTATGACTACTACTGGAAACAAGAAGAGAATGAAGTGCCAACTTCAGCACCCAGCATCTATGATGATCACATGAAACCACACGAGAAAGACCCATACCCCTCTGTGACCGATAACTATGATGCCTACTGGCAAGAAGTGGACCCAACGTCTGCTGCCCCTGAGGTTGATGCAAAGCCTCGAACAGATGACAGTGATTACTGGGATGCCACAT ATGTGGTACCAGGCAGGCGACCTGATGGTAAAGAGGTCAGCCCAGAAATTGAAGTGGAAACTCTACCAG AGCCCACAGCCACTGAGCCCTACGAGGGGACCTGGTATTATGATTACGACGAATACGGGATGA agagaaaagaagatggGACAGATGAAAAGTGGGTagaaagagagcgagaaagagcggcaaaagagagggagagggaagaAAGAG AGAGAGAGCAGAAGCtaaaggaggcagaggagagaGCCAGGAACAGGCCGCGTGTCTTCAAAGAGCCAAAGA AGTGTCCTCCCCTGGGGATGGAGTCCCATAAGATAGAGCCAGATCAGCTTTCAGCCTCTTCTATGTCTCAGTATCACTTCGCACCTCAGAGGGCGCGCCTAAACATGCAG GGCTCCGATGATGAGGACAACAGAAGAGGTGGAGCATGGTGCGCAAATTCAGAGGACAGTATCCACTGGTTTGAGGTAGATGCTCGCAAGGAGACAGAGTTCACTGGAGTCATTACTCAGGGACGGGACTCTTTAAATGA GAATGACTACGTGACATCCTACTTGCTGGCCTTCAGCAATGACAGCAGAGAGTGGACCACCATCCATGATGGATACGCCGACTGG TTGTTTTTTGGAAACAGTGATAAGGATGTTCCAGTGATGAACCAGCTTGCAGAGCCTGTGGTGGCCCGCTACATACGAATTATCCCACAGAGCTGGAATGGCTCTCTTTGTATGAGGCTGGAGGTCCTAGGCTGCCCCCTGCCTG ATCCAGTTGATGCTCTGTACAGGCAAAATGAAGTGACTCCAGTAGACTACTTGAAGTTCAAACACCACAGCTACTCAGAAATGGTTGAT CTTATGAAATCAGTGAATGAGGAGTGCCCCAACATCACCACCATCTACAGCCTGGGCCGCAGCTCCAAGGGAAAGGAAATCCTTGCCATGATAATCTCAAGCAACCCCACAGAGCATGAAATAG GTGAGCCAGAGTTACGCTTCACTGCAGGTCTCCATGGAAACGAGGCCGTGGGacgggagatgatcctgcttcTCATGCAGTACCTGTGCAAAGAGTACAAAGATAGAAACCCCAGAGCCCAGCGCCTGGTGGAGGGAATACGCATCCACCTGGTGCCGTCACTCAACCCCGACGGACAGGAGGAAGCTTTTGAAGCG GGATCAGAGCTGAGCAGCTGGACCACCGGACACTTCACCAATGAGGGCTTTGACATCTTCCAGAACTTCCCTGATCTAAATAGCATCTTGTGGGATGCTGAAGATAAGGGCATGGTGCCCAAACTCACCCCGAACCATCATGTTCCTATACCAGAGAACTTTGAATCTAATAGTTCG ATTGCTGTGGAAACCAGGGCCATAATCTCCTGGATGAAAAGCTATCCATTTGTGTTGGGCGCAAACTTCCAGGGTGGGGAGAGAATTGTGGCCTATCCTTATGACAGCTTACGTCTCAGCAAGCCTGCCGAGAGCCAAAAACCCCACAGCCGCAAGAAGAGACA GTATGAGGACGAAAGTTTTGATGTAACAGAGTGGGGAAGGGGCTACCATGAGGAGCCAGTGGAAGACTGGAGAAGTAGGGGATATGCAGAGCCAGAAGAGGAGTGGCGGGGTCACGGATACGACCATGACCGCGGTCACGACCCTGGCCATGACCCTGGCCATGACCCTGGCCATGACCCTGGCTATGACCATGGCTATGACCATGGCCATGACCCTGGCTATGACCATGGCTACGACCGTGGCTACGAACATGGCTACGAACACTCCTACAACCAGGGTTATGGgcacagagaggaagaagaggatgatAGAGGAAGAAGTGCTGGTTACCATTATGCTGAGCCTGAAGATGAGCCCCGGGTAATTGCAGACGAATCCCTCTTCAGGTGGCTGGCTGTCTCCTACGCTTCCACACACCTGAGCATGACAAACAACCATCACAGATCCTGCCACGGAGACACAGCAGGAGGGGGAATCGGGATCATCAACCGGGCCAAATGGAAGCCAGTCACAGGCA GTATGAATGACTTCAGCTACCTGCACACCAACTGTTTTGAATTGTCCATTTTCCTGGGCTGTGATAAGTTCCCTCATCAAAGCGAGCTGGCGTATGAGtgggagaaaaacagagaagcaATGCTCACCTTCATGGAGCAG GTGCATCGTGGCATTAGAGGGATTGTGAAAGATCAGCAGGGGAACCCTATTGCAAACGCCACTATATCTATTGAAGGCATAAATCATGACGTCACCACAG CACAAACAGGGGATTACTGGCGTCTGCTTAACCCTGGGGAGTACCGCGTGACTGCTCGAGCTGAGGGATTCTCCCCTGTGACCAAACTCTGTGTGGTGGGCTATGAGTCAGGTGCGACTGCCTGCAGCTTCAACCTGGCCAAGTCCAACTGGGACCGCATTAAACAG ATTATGGCCCTCCATGGCAACAAGCCAATTCGACTTGTCTACAGCAATACCAGAGTACAGCAACCCACAGTCAACAATGGCCAGAGGCGTGTCACTGGCAGCAACGGGTATTCCCCAAATTTACAACTCAGCCCTAAGCAGCAGCGGAGGCTCAGGATTGCTCGTATCCGTCGTCTTCGCCAACAGAAAATCATGAAGTTAAGATCGATGACAACTGCAATGATAACGACAACACTGCCCACTACGACAGTCACAATtcccacaacaacagaggccacTACATCCTGGTATGACTCTTGGTTCATAGAAGAGGGACAGTCCTCGACTCCCGGCAGCCTCACAGACTCCATCCTGGATTACGAGTACAAGATCGATGACtattaa
- the aebp1b gene encoding inactive carboxypeptidase-like protein X2 isoform X1, with amino-acid sequence MKSQAVTVSVALLALCCLLIPRGGESAGGIVSLWQAEGEKQAGDQLRDESLDDTESEGGLVADPLLQESSIKTKRDTEAKQAGILGRVRRAPDEDTKKKKKDKKKKNKEPKEPKATKKPKTDKKGKKKDKKTTTTLPPTTTTIPTEPPTEPYTEYSYPEPETDYLNPEDDYWGPEPTPSRPQPEAPITDPPYNNWRTDSPVIDAYEDYFKPDEEDPAAFVTDAYDYYWKQEENEVPTSAPSIYDDHMKPHEKDPYPSVTDNYDAYWQEVDPTSAAPEVDAKPRTDDSDYWDATYVVPGRRPDGKEVSPEIEVETLPEEPTATEPYEGTWYYDYDEYGMKRKEDGTDEKWVERERERAAKEREREEREREQKLKEAEERARNRPRVFKEPKKCPPLGMESHKIEPDQLSASSMSQYHFAPQRARLNMQGSDDEDNRRGGAWCANSEDSIHWFEVDARKETEFTGVITQGRDSLNENDYVTSYLLAFSNDSREWTTIHDGYADWLFFGNSDKDVPVMNQLAEPVVARYIRIIPQSWNGSLCMRLEVLGCPLPDPVDALYRQNEVTPVDYLKFKHHSYSEMVDLMKSVNEECPNITTIYSLGRSSKGKEILAMIISSNPTEHEIGEPELRFTAGLHGNEAVGREMILLLMQYLCKEYKDRNPRAQRLVEGIRIHLVPSLNPDGQEEAFEAGSELSSWTTGHFTNEGFDIFQNFPDLNSILWDAEDKGMVPKLTPNHHVPIPENFESNSSIAVETRAIISWMKSYPFVLGANFQGGERIVAYPYDSLRLSKPAESQKPHSRKKRQYEDESFDVTEWGRGYHEEPVEDWRSRGYAEPEEEWRGHGYDHDRGHDPGHDPGHDPGHDPGYDHGYDHGHDPGYDHGYDRGYEHGYEHSYNQGYGHREEEEDDRGRSAGYHYAEPEDEPRVIADESLFRWLAVSYASTHLSMTNNHHRSCHGDTAGGGIGIINRAKWKPVTGSMNDFSYLHTNCFELSIFLGCDKFPHQSELAYEWEKNREAMLTFMEQVHRGIRGIVKDQQGNPIANATISIEGINHDVTTAQTGDYWRLLNPGEYRVTARAEGFSPVTKLCVVGYESGATACSFNLAKSNWDRIKQIMALHGNKPIRLVYSNTRVQQPTVNNGQRRVTGSNGYSPNLQLSPKQQRRLRIARIRRLRQQKIMKLRSMTTAMITTTLPTTTVTIPTTTEATTSWYDSWFIEEGQSSTPGSLTDSILDYEYKIDDY; translated from the exons ATGAAGAGCCAGGCTGTGACTGTATCTGTGGCTCTGCTGGCCCTGTGCTGCCTGCTGATCCCCAGAGGGGGAGAGAGCGCCGGGGGAATAGTTTCTCTCTGGCAGGCTGAAGGGGAGAAGCAGGCAGGGGATCAGCTTCGAGATGAATCGCTGGATGACACAGAAAGTGAGGGAGGACTTGTGGCAGACCCACTCCTGCAGGAGAGCAGCATCAAGACCAAAAGAGACACAGAAGCTAAGCAGGCAg GTATTTTAGGCCGGGTGAGGAGAGCACCCGATGAAGacacgaagaagaagaagaaggacaagaagaagaagaataaagagCCAAAAGAACCCAAAGCCACCAAAAAGCCAAAAACTGACAAGAAGGGAAAGAAGAAGGACAAGAAGACAACCACAACTTTGCCACCCACCACAACAA CGATCCCAACTGAACCACCCACCGAACCATATACAGAGTACTCCTATCCAGAACCTG AAACAGATTACCTGAACCCAGAAGATGACTACTGGGGTCCTGAGCCCACACCCTCCAGGCCACAGCCTGAGGCTCCAATCACAGATCCTCCATACAACAACTGGAGGACAGACAGCCCTGTAATAGATGCCTATGAAGACTACTTTAAACCAGATGAGGAAGACCCAGCTGCTTTTGTAACAGATGCCTATGACTACTACTGGAAACAAGAAGAGAATGAAGTGCCAACTTCAGCACCCAGCATCTATGATGATCACATGAAACCACACGAGAAAGACCCATACCCCTCTGTGACCGATAACTATGATGCCTACTGGCAAGAAGTGGACCCAACGTCTGCTGCCCCTGAGGTTGATGCAAAGCCTCGAACAGATGACAGTGATTACTGGGATGCCACAT ATGTGGTACCAGGCAGGCGACCTGATGGTAAAGAGGTCAGCCCAGAAATTGAAGTGGAAACTCTACCAG AAGAGCCCACAGCCACTGAGCCCTACGAGGGGACCTGGTATTATGATTACGACGAATACGGGATGA agagaaaagaagatggGACAGATGAAAAGTGGGTagaaagagagcgagaaagagcggcaaaagagagggagagggaagaAAGAG AGAGAGAGCAGAAGCtaaaggaggcagaggagagaGCCAGGAACAGGCCGCGTGTCTTCAAAGAGCCAAAGA AGTGTCCTCCCCTGGGGATGGAGTCCCATAAGATAGAGCCAGATCAGCTTTCAGCCTCTTCTATGTCTCAGTATCACTTCGCACCTCAGAGGGCGCGCCTAAACATGCAG GGCTCCGATGATGAGGACAACAGAAGAGGTGGAGCATGGTGCGCAAATTCAGAGGACAGTATCCACTGGTTTGAGGTAGATGCTCGCAAGGAGACAGAGTTCACTGGAGTCATTACTCAGGGACGGGACTCTTTAAATGA GAATGACTACGTGACATCCTACTTGCTGGCCTTCAGCAATGACAGCAGAGAGTGGACCACCATCCATGATGGATACGCCGACTGG TTGTTTTTTGGAAACAGTGATAAGGATGTTCCAGTGATGAACCAGCTTGCAGAGCCTGTGGTGGCCCGCTACATACGAATTATCCCACAGAGCTGGAATGGCTCTCTTTGTATGAGGCTGGAGGTCCTAGGCTGCCCCCTGCCTG ATCCAGTTGATGCTCTGTACAGGCAAAATGAAGTGACTCCAGTAGACTACTTGAAGTTCAAACACCACAGCTACTCAGAAATGGTTGAT CTTATGAAATCAGTGAATGAGGAGTGCCCCAACATCACCACCATCTACAGCCTGGGCCGCAGCTCCAAGGGAAAGGAAATCCTTGCCATGATAATCTCAAGCAACCCCACAGAGCATGAAATAG GTGAGCCAGAGTTACGCTTCACTGCAGGTCTCCATGGAAACGAGGCCGTGGGacgggagatgatcctgcttcTCATGCAGTACCTGTGCAAAGAGTACAAAGATAGAAACCCCAGAGCCCAGCGCCTGGTGGAGGGAATACGCATCCACCTGGTGCCGTCACTCAACCCCGACGGACAGGAGGAAGCTTTTGAAGCG GGATCAGAGCTGAGCAGCTGGACCACCGGACACTTCACCAATGAGGGCTTTGACATCTTCCAGAACTTCCCTGATCTAAATAGCATCTTGTGGGATGCTGAAGATAAGGGCATGGTGCCCAAACTCACCCCGAACCATCATGTTCCTATACCAGAGAACTTTGAATCTAATAGTTCG ATTGCTGTGGAAACCAGGGCCATAATCTCCTGGATGAAAAGCTATCCATTTGTGTTGGGCGCAAACTTCCAGGGTGGGGAGAGAATTGTGGCCTATCCTTATGACAGCTTACGTCTCAGCAAGCCTGCCGAGAGCCAAAAACCCCACAGCCGCAAGAAGAGACA GTATGAGGACGAAAGTTTTGATGTAACAGAGTGGGGAAGGGGCTACCATGAGGAGCCAGTGGAAGACTGGAGAAGTAGGGGATATGCAGAGCCAGAAGAGGAGTGGCGGGGTCACGGATACGACCATGACCGCGGTCACGACCCTGGCCATGACCCTGGCCATGACCCTGGCCATGACCCTGGCTATGACCATGGCTATGACCATGGCCATGACCCTGGCTATGACCATGGCTACGACCGTGGCTACGAACATGGCTACGAACACTCCTACAACCAGGGTTATGGgcacagagaggaagaagaggatgatAGAGGAAGAAGTGCTGGTTACCATTATGCTGAGCCTGAAGATGAGCCCCGGGTAATTGCAGACGAATCCCTCTTCAGGTGGCTGGCTGTCTCCTACGCTTCCACACACCTGAGCATGACAAACAACCATCACAGATCCTGCCACGGAGACACAGCAGGAGGGGGAATCGGGATCATCAACCGGGCCAAATGGAAGCCAGTCACAGGCA GTATGAATGACTTCAGCTACCTGCACACCAACTGTTTTGAATTGTCCATTTTCCTGGGCTGTGATAAGTTCCCTCATCAAAGCGAGCTGGCGTATGAGtgggagaaaaacagagaagcaATGCTCACCTTCATGGAGCAG GTGCATCGTGGCATTAGAGGGATTGTGAAAGATCAGCAGGGGAACCCTATTGCAAACGCCACTATATCTATTGAAGGCATAAATCATGACGTCACCACAG CACAAACAGGGGATTACTGGCGTCTGCTTAACCCTGGGGAGTACCGCGTGACTGCTCGAGCTGAGGGATTCTCCCCTGTGACCAAACTCTGTGTGGTGGGCTATGAGTCAGGTGCGACTGCCTGCAGCTTCAACCTGGCCAAGTCCAACTGGGACCGCATTAAACAG ATTATGGCCCTCCATGGCAACAAGCCAATTCGACTTGTCTACAGCAATACCAGAGTACAGCAACCCACAGTCAACAATGGCCAGAGGCGTGTCACTGGCAGCAACGGGTATTCCCCAAATTTACAACTCAGCCCTAAGCAGCAGCGGAGGCTCAGGATTGCTCGTATCCGTCGTCTTCGCCAACAGAAAATCATGAAGTTAAGATCGATGACAACTGCAATGATAACGACAACACTGCCCACTACGACAGTCACAATtcccacaacaacagaggccacTACATCCTGGTATGACTCTTGGTTCATAGAAGAGGGACAGTCCTCGACTCCCGGCAGCCTCACAGACTCCATCCTGGATTACGAGTACAAGATCGATGACtattaa
- the pold2 gene encoding LOW QUALITY PROTEIN: DNA polymerase delta subunit 2 (The sequence of the model RefSeq protein was modified relative to this genomic sequence to represent the inferred CDS: inserted 1 base in 1 codon; deleted 2 bases in 1 codon; substituted 1 base at 1 genomic stop codon): MFSDLSVQKXGSSLLCRPASEDQGPVFEEDVFGYXSLLSALQRLGERSFSRQYAHIYAARLMQMRPLLSERAQQKWGSDVVIRKLCNLETGEQCALVGTLFKRMDLQPSILKEISEEHNLLPQPARAKYIHESDELILEDELQRIKLEGKIDKDKCVTGSVIAVYGAERNDGKFTVEDFCTADLPLQTARPALDSDRFVLLASGLGLGSTHADSMLGLQLLVDMVTGQLGDLGEQSGAATISRVLLAGNLLSQNIQDKDASTKAKYLTKKTQAGSVDAIRLLDELLLQLVASVPVDVMPGQCDPTNYTLPQQPLHRCMFPLSSVYPTLQLASNPYQANINGVRFLGTSGQNVFDIQKYSSRDSHLEILEETLRLRHLAPTAPDTLGCYPFYQKDPFILEECPHVYFSGNAPTFDSKLIKGPDGQEVLLVTVPEFSSTQTACLVNLRTLQCEPVSFSAFSPDEDEESEMNISH; this comes from the exons ATGTTCTCAGACCTAAGTGTTCAGA GAGGCTCCTCTCTGCTGTGCCGCCCTGCCTCCGAGGACCAGGGCCCGGTGTTTGAGGAGGATGTCTTTGGTTATTAGTCCCTGCTCTCAGCGCTACAACGGTTGGGTGAGCGGAGCTTCAGCCGCCAGTATGCTCATATTTACGCAGCACGACTCATGCAGATGAGGCCTCTGCTGTCAGAGAGAGCTCAGCAGAAGTGGG GATCCGATGTGGTTATCAGGAAGCTGTGTAATCTAGAGACAGGGGAGCAGTGT GCATTGGTTGGGACTTTGTTCAAGCGGATGGACTTGCAGCCATCTATTCTGAAGGAAATCAGTGAGGAG CACAACCTCCTGCCTCAGCCTGCACGAGCTAAATACATTCATGAATCAGATGAGCTGATTCTGGAGGATGAACTCCAGAGGATTAAACTAGAGGGGAAAATTGACAAAGACAAGTGTGTCACAG GTAGTGTGATTGCAGTATATGGTGCTGAGAGGAACGATGGGAAGTTCACAGTtgaggacttttgcacagcagatCTCCCTTTGCAGACAGCAAGACCTGCACTTGACTCTGACAG GTTTGTGCTCCTGGCCTCAGGCCTGGGACTTGGCAGTACTCATGCTGACAGCATGCTGGGTCTACAGTTGCTTGTCGACATGGTAACTGGTCAGCTTGGTGACCTCGGTGAGCAGAGCGGTGCAGCAACGATTTCCAGGGTTCTCCTGGCCGGAAACCTCCTGAGTCAAAACATTCAGGACAAGGATGCATCAACAAAG GCCAAGTATCTAACTAAAAAGACCCAAGCTGGCAGTGTGGATGCCATTCGTTTGCTGGATGAGTTGCTGCTTCAGCTAGTG GCCTCAGTTCCTGTGGATGTAATGCCTGGCCAGTGCGACCCCACCAACTACACCCTCCCACAGCAGCCTCTCCACCGATGTATGTTCCCATTGTCGTCTGTTTACCCCACACTACAGCTAGCCTCAAATCCCTACCAGGCCAACATAAACGGAGTGAG GTTCCTCGGTACATCAGGACAGAATGTCTTCGACATTCAGAAGTACAGCAGCAGGGACAGCCACCTGGAAATATTAGAGGAAACGCTTCGACTCAGACATCTGGCCCCTACGGCACCTGATACGCTAG GTTGTTACCCATTTTACCAAAAAGACCCTTTCATTTTGGAAGAGTGTCCCCATGTTTACTTCAGTGGCAATGCCCCTACTTTTGACTCTAAGCTCATCAAAG GGCCGGATGGCCAGGAGGTCCTTTTGGTTACTGTTCCAGAGTTCAgcagcacacaaacagcatgCCTTGTCAATTTACGCACTCTTCAGTGTGAGCCAGTCAGCTTTTCTGCCTTTTCTCCAGATGAAGATGAGGAAAGTGAGATGAACATCAGCCACTGA
- the LOC115786381 gene encoding LOW QUALITY PROTEIN: non-POU domain-containing octamer-binding protein-like (The sequence of the model RefSeq protein was modified relative to this genomic sequence to represent the inferred CDS: inserted 1 base in 1 codon; deleted 1 base in 1 codon), with translation MQGNRGPQQNRGPNRPGEQLKSEGTNSNGQQPEPSEPTSLNEALTLDLQSFRKPGEKTFTQRSRLFVGNLPTGVTEEDLEKLFTKYGKASEIFINKERGFGFISLETRIIAEIARAELDDTPFRGRPIRVRFATHGAALTVKNLPEFVSNELLEEAFVVFGQIERAVVIVDARGRPTGKGIVEFTSKPAARKALDKCSDGAYLLTAFPRPVTVEPMEQFDEEEGLPEKLINKNQQYHKEREQPPRFAQPGSFEYEYAMRWKALMEMEKQQYEMVDRNMKEAQEKLEAEMEAARHEHQVMLMRQDLLRRQEELRRMEELHSQEVQKRKQAELRQEEERRRREEEMRLRNEEMMKRQQEGFRGNFSENREQDMRMHMGGHGMPMNRNSLGGSSGPDGTPXLAAENSPMLPGPGNNSMPGGGQGGFPRGLPGPGDYGPPNKQRRF, from the exons ATGCAAGGGAACAGAGGCCCCCAGCAGAATCGTGGCCCAAACCGCCCgggagagcagctgaaaagcGAAGGAACAAACAGCAACGGGCAGCAGCCGGAGCCCAGCGAGCCAACCAGCCTCAACGAGGCCTTAACGCTGGATCTGCAGAGTTTCAGGAAGCCCGGGGAGAAAACCTTTACCCAGCGGAGCAGGCTGTTTGTAGGTAACTTACCAACTGGAGTTACCGAGGAGGATCTGGAAAAGCTGTTCACCAAGTATGGGAAAGCCAGTGAGATATTTATTAACAAGGAAAGAGGCTTCGGCTTCATCAGTCTCGAAACGAGAATCATAGCAGAGATCGCCAGAGCCGAGCTGGATGATACTCCCTTCAGAGGCAGGCCCATACGGGTGAGATTTGCAACACACGGAGCTGCTTTAACTGTGAAGAATCTGCCAGAGTTTGTGTCCAACGAGCTCCTGGAGGAGGCCTTTGTCGTCTTTGGTCAGATAGAAAGAGCTGTGGTCATAGTGGATGCCCGAGGGAGGCCTACGGGGAAGGGTATAGTGGAGTTCACCTCAAAGCCAGCTGCAAGGAAAGCTTTGGATAAGTGCAGTGATGGTGCCTATCTTCTCACAGCTTTTCCCCGGCCTGTTACAGTGGAACCTATGGAACAGTTTGATGAAGAGGAAGGACTGCCAGAAAAGTTGATAAACAAAAACCAGCAGTATCACAAAGAGCGTGAACAGCCACCACGATTTGCTCAGCCTGGCTCCTTCGAGTATGAGTATGCCATGCGTTGGAAGGCCCTGATGGAGATGGAGAAGCAGCAGTATGAGATGGTAGACCGCAACATGAAGGAGGCGCAGGAGAAGCTGGAGGCTGAGATGGAGGCGGCCAGACACGAGCATCAGGTGATGCTGATGAGGCAGGACCTGCTGAGGCGGCAA GAAGAGTTGCGCAGGATGGAGGAGCTCCACAGTCAGGAGGTGCAGAAGAGGAAACAGGCTGAGCTCCGGCAGGAGGAAGAACGCcgcaggagagaggaggagatgagGCTGCGCAATGAGGAGATGATGAAGAGGCAGCAGGAGGGCTTCAGGGGCAACTTCTCTGAGAATAGGGAGCAAGACATGAGGATGCACATGGGTGGTCATGGGATGCCCATGAACAGAAACTCTCTAGGTGGCAGTTCAGGTCCTGATGGTACTC GCTTGGCTGCAGAGAATTCTCCAATGTTGCCAGGGCCAGGTAACAACAGCATGCCTGGAGGAGGTCAGGGTGGCTTCCCCAGAGGCCTCCCTGGCCCCGGAGATTATGGACCTCCCAATAAACAACGCAGATTTTGA